AGATGCCGGTCGGTGGCGGAGAAGTTGCCGTTGTGCTGGCAGCCCGGGATGATGACAATGATCCCTTGACCTTCCAGGTCGCATCGCAGCCGCTGCATGGTCGCCTTTCCGGCGAGGCTCCGGCGCTGACCTATCTGCCGAACAAAGAGTTTCCCGGCGAGGACAGGTTTGAATTTGTGGCAAGCGACGGGAAGGATTCAAGCTGCCCGGCGTCTGTTGTCATCAGCGGGCCTAATCTGGCGCAACTGGCCGAGGAGGAGAAAAAGAAGGAAGAGGAGGCGCGCAAGAAAGCACTGGCCGCGGCAAAAACCGTTAAAGTGGCGAAAAAGAAGACATTGAATAAATCAAGAAGCACGAAGAGGGTGGCCCGGCCGGCTCCCCCGGCCAATATGCCCCCGGAAATCCGTATCTCCGGATTGGCCGACAGCTACCAGGTCGGTGAAACAGTGCTTGTTGACGCCAGTCAAACACGGGACGAGTCCAGGTCCAATGTCAGTTTCAGCTGGGATCAGTTATCGGGAACCCCGGTGGTCATTGAAAACCTCAATGACGAAGGATCCATTATTTCCTTTTCCACCCCTTCCTCTTTCAACACGGTTTCCGATCCGGGGCCGGTCCTGCGGTTGACCGCAGTGGATGAAACGGGAAAAACAGCGGTGAAGAACATTAAAATACGCGCCGTTTCCCGTCGTCGTACCGCTCTCTGGCATGGTGAAAATAGCGGAAGTGGTGGTAGTAATTCGCCCCTGTATGGCAGGGTGATTCCTTAAAAGCGGGGCTGTGCGTGATTTACCAGCGTTCCTTCAGGGAGGAAATCTTCTCCCTGTAGTCACCGTTGAAAACAGCGGAACCGGCGACAAAGATATTGGCGCCGGCTTGGGAAATGGCACCGATGGTCTCCGGGCTCACGCCGCCGTCGATCTCGATGCCGACTTTCAGCCCAAGCTGGTCGATACGCCCTTTTAATGCGCGGATTTTATCCAGGGTGGAGGGGATGAAGGACTGGCCGCCAAACCCGGGATTGACGCTCATCAGCATGACCAGATCGACATCTTCCAGAATATAGTCCAGGGTGGCAAGAGAGGTGGCGGGATTAAGCACGACCCCGGCTTTTTTGCCCAGTTTTTTTATCTGCTGCACCGTCCGGTGCAGATGGGGACAGGCCTCCACATGCACGGTGATCCAGTCCGCGCCGGCGGCGGCAAAGGTCTCTATGTATCTGTCCGCATCCTGGATCATCAGATGCACGTCCAGGGGATGCTTGCATATTTTCCGCACCGCCGCCACCACCGGCGGGCCGATGGTGATGTTGGGCACGAAGCAGCCGTCCATGACGTCGACATGAATGACATCCGCCCCGGCCTCGATCACCGCGTTTATCTCTTCGCCCAGACGGGCAAAGTCCGCGGACAATATGGAAGGTGCAATCATTTTGTTTTGCATCGCTGTTTTCCTTTGTGCCTTATTTCGCTCCGACCGTCACCAGGACATAGTGGTCCGGCAGGATATATTTGCGGGCAACCTCAAGGACCTTTTGCGCGTCAATTTTTTCAATTTCGCTGATATAGCGGTTGCCGTAATCCTGGCCCAGGGCGTATGTTTCGTTCAGTCCCATCTCCATGGCCTGGGCGCCATGGGTCTGCAGCCCCAGTTCATAGTTGCTGATCAGCAGGTTTTTCGCCTTGGTCAGTTCCTCCTCGCTCACCGCCTCTTCCTGGAGAAGAGAAAGCTCCTTCCAGACCGCCTTGAGGACATCGTCCTTTTTATCCGGGTTGGTGCCGATGTATATGCCGAATGAACCCGTATCAAGCCCGAACAGGGTAAAGGCGGAAAGACTGTAGGCCATGCTCTGCTTGTCGCGCAGCTCGGTGAAAAGCCGGCCGCTCTGGCCGCTTAACACGGTTTCAATAACTTCCAGCCCGTATCTGTCGGCGCTTGTCAGGGTGGCGCCGAGAAAACCAAGGATAAAGTGGATCTGCTCCTTGTCGCGCTCAACGGTGAGGATTTCCGGCACAGCCGGAGGCGAAGGGGGAAGAGACGATTCTGTTATTTCCTGAGAAGCCGTGGCCTTGCCGGGCCAGGAGCCGAAGTAACTCTGGACCAATTCGTACGCCTCCTCGGCCTTCACGGCGCCGGAGACGGCAAGCACCATTTTCTCCGGCACGGCATGGCGCTGGTAGATGCTTTTCAGCGCGCTTGGAGAAAAATTTTTGATGGCATATTCGGAACCAGCCGTGTTCAGCCCGTAGGGATGCCCCTGGAAAAGCAGGCGGTTGAATTCGCGAAAACCGAGAGAAGGAAGGGAGTCTTCCTGCTGTTTGAGCTGCGACAGCAATTCCGGCCGGATTTTTTCCGCCTCAGCCTGGTCGAATCGCGGCGTGATGACGATGTCTCTCACCAGTTTGAGCCCCTCATCAAAAAAGCGGGCGAGAAAATCCGCTTTCACGCCAAAGGTGTTTTTCCCGTTGAAGCCGGAAATGGAACCGGCCATATCAGCGATCTCAATGGCAATTTCCCTGGGAGTGAGCTTTTCTGTTCCCCGGGGCAGCAGCTCGGTGATAAAGGCGAACGCGCCGTTGGTGGCCTCGGTTTCACCGCGCAGACCGCCGGGAAAGATGGCCCGCAGGGAGACGGTGGGAACCGTGTTGTCTTCCCGAACAAGCAGGGTGATACCGTTTTTCAGCTTGAAACGGTGGACATCGTTAAGGTAGGCGTCAAGCAGCAGCGAGGGGGGAACGGCACGCTGCGCCGCTTCATCCGCCTTGGCAATGATATCGGCAAGGGCTCCGTTGTCAAGCGGGATGTCCACCGCCGACGGAACGAGACAGACGGCGGAAATGTTGCGAGGGGTAAAGTAGCGCTGGGCCACCTCCATGATATCATCGGCGCTGACCGAGCGTACCTTGGCCAGATAATCATCCTCCCGCGGATCGCCGGTGAGAAAGTCGAAAGAGCCGAGGGTGCGTGCCTGTCCCTCCGCCCGTTCCAGGTTGAAGACAAAGTCTCCTTCCAGGTTGCGTTTGATGCGGTTGAGTTCATCGTCCCCCACCCGCAGGTATTTCAGTTTGAAAAACTCTTCAAGAATCCCGGCAAGGGCGGCGCCGACATTGTCCGACTCCAGGGTGGCGGTGGCTTCGAGCAGTCCCTGGTCCTTGGGGGTAAAGGCAGCGGCGCTGACCCGGTACACCAGCCCCTTTTCGTTACGGAGCGCATTGTACAGACGCGAGGTCTCGCCCTGGCCCAGGATACTGGCAATAACATCAAGCACCGGGGTATCCGGATGGGTAAAGGGGGTAATGGGAAAGGCCAGGGCCAGGTGGCTTTGGCTGGTATCGTCCTTGAGGCAAAAAAAACGGGCGGTATCCTGGGACGGTTCCCGGGGAAGAGACGGTTCCGGGTATGAACCTTTTTCCAGGTGGCCCATTTGTTTTTTCACCGAGGCGATCACGTCGCCGAAGCGGACATCGCCCACCACCACCACGGTCAGGTTTTTCGGATGGTAATGTTTTTCCATATAGGCGAGGATGTCGTCGCGGCTGAAACCGGTGACGCTCTCCACCGTGCCGATGACCGGCAGCCGGTAGGGATGGGCGGTATAGGCGGTATTCATCAGTTCCTGGAAGAGTCTGGTCTGCGGTCTGTCGTTGCGCATGCTGATCTCTTCCAGAATGACCTTTTTCTCCCGTTCAAGCTCGTCGGCGTCAAAGGTTGAGTTGAGGACGGCATCGGTCAGCACGTCAAGGCCCCTTTCCCAGAATCTGGAGGAAAGGGTGGCATGGTAAACCGTGTATTCAAAGGAGGTGTAGGCGTTGATGCGGCCACCCACCTCTTCTATGTCTCCGGCGACCCGGCCCGGCCCCCTGGTGGGAGTCCCTTTGAAGATCATATGTTCGATCAAGTGGGTAATGCCGCCTTCATCCGCATCCTCGTAAATGCTGCCCGCCTTCACCCAGATCTGCACGGTGGCGACCTTGGTTCCCGGC
This region of Desulfobulbaceae bacterium DB1 genomic DNA includes:
- a CDS encoding ribulose-phosphate 3-epimerase, with amino-acid sequence MQNKMIAPSILSADFARLGEEINAVIEAGADVIHVDVMDGCFVPNITIGPPVVAAVRKICKHPLDVHLMIQDADRYIETFAAAGADWITVHVEACPHLHRTVQQIKKLGKKAGVVLNPATSLATLDYILEDVDLVMLMSVNPGFGGQSFIPSTLDKIRALKGRIDQLGLKVGIEIDGGVSPETIGAISQAGANIFVAGSAVFNGDYREKISSLKERW
- a CDS encoding peptidase M16; translated protein: MKRTPLLLLLTTLLAIIMTTQTTEAKELAPHLFKETLANDLTVIVKETPGTKVATVQIWVKAGSIYEDADEGGITHLIEHMIFKGTPTRGPGRVAGDIEEVGGRINAYTSFEYTVYHATLSSRFWERGLDVLTDAVLNSTFDADELEREKKVILEEISMRNDRPQTRLFQELMNTAYTAHPYRLPVIGTVESVTGFSRDDILAYMEKHYHPKNLTVVVVGDVRFGDVIASVKKQMGHLEKGSYPEPSLPREPSQDTARFFCLKDDTSQSHLALAFPITPFTHPDTPVLDVIASILGQGETSRLYNALRNEKGLVYRVSAAAFTPKDQGLLEATATLESDNVGAALAGILEEFFKLKYLRVGDDELNRIKRNLEGDFVFNLERAEGQARTLGSFDFLTGDPREDDYLAKVRSVSADDIMEVAQRYFTPRNISAVCLVPSAVDIPLDNGALADIIAKADEAAQRAVPPSLLLDAYLNDVHRFKLKNGITLLVREDNTVPTVSLRAIFPGGLRGETEATNGAFAFITELLPRGTEKLTPREIAIEIADMAGSISGFNGKNTFGVKADFLARFFDEGLKLVRDIVITPRFDQAEAEKIRPELLSQLKQQEDSLPSLGFREFNRLLFQGHPYGLNTAGSEYAIKNFSPSALKSIYQRHAVPEKMVLAVSGAVKAEEAYELVQSYFGSWPGKATASQEITESSLPPSPPAVPEILTVERDKEQIHFILGFLGATLTSADRYGLEVIETVLSGQSGRLFTELRDKQSMAYSLSAFTLFGLDTGSFGIYIGTNPDKKDDVLKAVWKELSLLQEEAVSEEELTKAKNLLISNYELGLQTHGAQAMEMGLNETYALGQDYGNRYISEIEKIDAQKVLEVARKYILPDHYVLVTVGAK